GGGTGTATTCAACCCATCAGACGTCATGTGAACATCCGCCCCCAGTTCAATCAGCATCCGTGCCACTCGGTACTGCCCCCTCTGGGATGCCAGATGCAGCGGTGTGCGGCCGTCTGTCGTCTGCCCATCCACATCAGCGCTGGCCTGCTTGACCAGCAGTTTGACGATGCCCAGGTGCCCTTGCCAGGCAGCCAAGTGAAGTGCCGTCCAGTTGTCCTTACCCTTGATTCGAACATCAGCACCCCGGCTCAGGAGCACCCGGATCACGTTCTCCTGGCCGTGCTGGCATGCGACATGAGCTGGCGTGCGTCCCTGGCCATCTGTCTCGTTGATGGCCGCCCCCCGGTCCAGCAGCAGGCGTGTGATGGCCTCGTCCCCGTTCTGTGCAGCCCAGTGTAAAGCTGTGTACTGGTCCTCATCTTTGGCGTTGACGTTGGTGCTGCGCCGACCGAGCAGAAGCTCTGCCAGGGGCTTCAGGTGCCTCTCTGTGGCCAGGTGCAGGGGTGTGGAGCCTCGGGCATTTGCAAGGTTGGGATTGGCGTTGTTCAGGAGCAGGAACTTGACGGCCTCTTCATTGGCTAGGGTGATGGCGTGGTGGAGCAGACTGCCCCCTCCGTCGAGGAGAAGGTCGACATCCTGAGGTTGGAGGATCTTCATCAGCTTGGCAGTGTCTTTGGTCCTGATGGCCTCGCACAGCTTCCTCCTCTGGACCTCAGCAGAATCTGGGCAGTAAAGAAGGAAAGGTTTGCCCTCAAATCACCAGTCACCTTTTACTGTGAGGTTTACACAAATCCAGTTGTGGGTCTAAAATCAGATCTTACcacatgtgttttctttctcaaaaGACAGTGTGATAGAGTCTTGGGAGGAGAAGGCTGAATCAGCTGAGGAGATGCCAGACAGTCTCTTGCAAGTGTTCTCTTTGCTGTGGCAGCTATCCTCCTTCACTCGATCAAAGCTCCTGGAGATCCCAGAATCCACCTGGCTCAACAGCTCGGACAGGCTGTAATCTTTTTCCGGCAACATGGCTGACTTTGGGCGCACTGGCTTGTTGTCTTTAACCTGTAGAGCAAAGAGCCAGATAAGCATATTTGGACAACCTGGTCTTTGACACTCATTCCATTACATTTATCCTCAGGtatgcagctgctgctcttatCCAGAGCCACTTGCAGTACAATGCCTCCTGAATGTTGTCACAGTAATAATTTGCTGAACTCAAGTTTGATCCAGTTAAAGTCACTTAAACATGAACAGAACTTCAGAGCAGCTTATACCTGTCTCCGCTGACAGATATCATTGAGTAACAGCTGTCAATTATCTTGGAGGATGCTTGCTTCATGTCACGTACACAACAGAACGGAAATGACAAAGCAGTACACAGGCCAAACAATCCCATCAGTCAACATTCCTCTTTGTGACCCAGCTGTTATTCAGGATCAAACATTTGCACAACATATGACTTTAAAAGTCATAATCATGTCTGGAGATAAGCCTCCCACTGGCTGGGTGCATAGTTACACATTAATGGAAAATGCACTCAGTAACTTGAAAAGCTGTACAGAAGAATGAGAGTCACGTTAAGCAGCAAAACATAAGTGGCTGTTGTTGAGCATTTTGTTGCTTCTATATCCCCCTTTGGAATGGAAGTTCAAATGATCCATCACGTTTCAAACCTTCCAAAAAAagtttacaaaaacacacaactatGTTTTCCAGGGAAGCCAACAGGACTGAAACAGGACCATTTCATCCAAAAGCAGTTAGCACAGTGTGGTCATGGCATACCTGCTCACTGGAGAGTACGTTAGGGGACATAGGCTCTGGCTCTGCCGTTGATAAGGTTGGCGTCTTGGGCTCCTCTTGAGGTTTAGAGCAGAGCTCCTCAGCTTCAGATGTGATTTCTGTAAGGACAACTCCAGATCAGCTCAAGCAGGAGACAAAAACTTCACTTTCACAGACTGCTGCACTTCTGTTCTAAGTGTGTGTTGTCCTTAATAGTGGCTAGATAAAGGGATACTGTCAGTTGTGTGTCATATTGATCATTTGTTGTTCTAATGATAAAAGAAGGTTGGCTTTTGCTTTCAGTTTACCCTGAAAGCTGGGTCTAGCATCAGGGTTTGTGGTCCAGCAGCGCTGCATGAGGCTCAGGAACCCTGCACAGGCTGAGGGTCGACAGCGTGGCACTGCACCCAGGTCTGGGCGCACCCCCTTCACCACCTTCACCATGATCTGAAGGATATTATTCTCTCCTAGGAGGAAAACAATTACACAATttcatcaataatgaaaacgtttgaaaacaaaaaagtacataaaaagaaacacaacatttttaagttttctttcgGACATGAATCTGATCTGAAGCCTTATTTTCCAATGAAGACAGTTGGtttgaagacaaacacaagtgcagtaagaataaaacaattataaaCTGCAGTATATGACAACATCATGTAAGGTACTGGTAGGCGCTGGTATCTACATAGC
This window of the Pempheris klunzingeri isolate RE-2024b chromosome 14, fPemKlu1.hap1, whole genome shotgun sequence genome carries:
- the ripk4 gene encoding receptor-interacting serine/threonine-protein kinase 4, with the protein product MDVPDSPHGNMGLLRTFDCSEFGNWEKIGSGGFGQVYKVRHIQWKTWLAIKCPPCLHVDDKERSELLEEAKKMEAAKFRYILPVYGICEDPQGLVMEYMETGSLETLLATEPLPWELRFRIIHETAVGMNFLHCMNPPLLHLDLKPANILLDAHYHVKISDFGLARWNGLSRADDISRDGFCGTIAYLPPESIIEKDRVSDTKHDVYSFSIVIWGILTQKKPYQGENNILQIMVKVVKGVRPDLGAVPRCRPSACAGFLSLMQRCWTTNPDARPSFQEITSEAEELCSKPQEEPKTPTLSTAEPEPMSPNVLSSEQVKDNKPVRPKSAMLPEKDYSLSELLSQVDSGISRSFDRVKEDSCHSKENTCKRLSGISSADSAFSSQDSITLSFEKENTCDSAEVQRRKLCEAIRTKDTAKLMKILQPQDVDLLLDGGGSLLHHAITLANEEAVKFLLLNNANPNLANARGSTPLHLATERHLKPLAELLLGRRSTNVNAKDEDQYTALHWAAQNGDEAITRLLLDRGAAINETDGQGRTPAHVACQHGQENVIRVLLSRGADVRIKGKDNWTALHLAAWQGHLGIVKLLVKQASADVDGQTTDGRTPLHLASQRGQYRVARMLIELGADVHMTSDGLNTPLHVAAETGHTSTSRLLIKHQADIHAQNSHGLTPLHLASQRGHLATVKMLIEQGADPYRSNQALRTPCHLAAQNGHCEVLKELLLHCPDGGALSDEQGLSPLHLAVQGGYSNIITMLLPKDSQDLVTESSVQPVAQQPAPPEAKQLQRKVVILKLTEHNDKDCPQSSSSHCASAPC